One Halictus rubicundus isolate RS-2024b chromosome 10, iyHalRubi1_principal, whole genome shotgun sequence genomic window carries:
- the Dtd gene encoding D-aminoacyl-tRNA deacylase → MKAVIQRVRKASVSVNGEIVNSIGNGLCVLIGIKRDDTLEDIKYIVRKILNTKIFDDNNCKKWGASVMDKQYEILCISQFTLYHNLKGNRLDFHRAMPAKESEPFYNNFLAELGKNYKPELVKDGKFGAMMEVNIQNSGPVTIEIESPIKSNESNQLNDA, encoded by the exons ATGAAAGCAGTAATACAACGAGTGAGAAAAGCTAGTGTATCAG TTAATGGAGAAATAGTTAATAGCATTGGAAATGGTCTCTGCGTCTTAATTGGCATAAAAAGAGATGATACATTGGAGgacataaaatatat AGTAAGAAAGATACTGAATACTAAAATCTTTGAtgacaataattgtaaaaaatgGGGTGCCAGTGTTATGGATAAACAATACGAAATATTGTGTATCAGTCAGTTCACGTTATACCATAATCTAAAGGGAAACAGATTAGATTTCCACAGGGCTATGCCTGCAAAAGAGTCAGAaccattttacaataattttcttgCCGAGCTTGGTAAAAATTATAAACCAGAGTTAGTCAAAG ATGGTAAATTTGGAGCAATGATGGAAGTTAATATACAAAACAGTGGACCTGTCACTATAGAAATAGAATCCCCAATAAAGTCTAATGAATCGAATCAGTTAAACGATGCCTAA
- the Gcc88 gene encoding GRIP and coiled-coil domain containing 88 kDa, with the protein MENTNKQKESGETHVKSVEDVFTEEENTESAEPRKSKAAQTTDNETSNLQSQEIQTDIIETETVEQLKNQLDTLMNSLATLSAEKSKMEANFQMDKKQLRSEKDECEKIIKDLKEKLKKAQTTNYSEIEHVKCKLIMERHERDKEQADHAKMLKELQKLLYEERRNKEHLEAQLKSQFANKTQCKILEAELEIMRNKLKQAEEAAKETPPILLSLQSEMALMKKQHLNAIHEEQKRAAAAEQRSRVLAMTHETRVTGLEARLAELSEIVGGYDRLRLQDQQAIQKLKDQLISLQDCERGDCLTINNEPEDIIYKIKSLYTKLLDLDNKKSESAHVKSLLNSLGLYDKQQILDYKDKYEILLQEFEDYKQDVSKYNTCNMSHNIQSQNMTTHDKNNRTQLHILKAHNSNLEERVRILNNELMNKETELQLKLDQQQKFIQEERARLEHMFLQKDNEFRNKISTLEQQLLRQRERSMALIEEKDKEILTLKTSFHALLPKKEKSFAESKADTPKYELQGETASDLVTGLLTNDSPPILHYSQELARKEVQVSASRKKILEFEANLRERQREMIYMKEKQKEEIKVLQAQIARLEACKSREGANLEYLKNVFINYLTTNDISSKRHMLNAISTVLRFTTEELSKVKPS; encoded by the exons ATGGAAAACACTAACAAACAGAAAGAAAGTGGAGAAACACATGTAAAAAGTGTGGAAG ATGTCTTTACGGAAgaagaaaatactgaaagtgcGGAACCACGGAAATCCAAAGCTGCGCAAACAACAGATAACGAGACATCTAATTTACAA tcacaaGAAATTCAAACAGATATtatagaaacagaaacagtAGAACAATTAAAGAATCAATTAGATACTTTGATGAATTCCTTAGCTACACTTTCAGCAGAGAAATCTAAAATGGAAGCAAACTTTCAAATGGATAAAAAACAATTGAGAAGTGAGAAAGATGAA TGTGAGAAAATAATCAAAGATCTGAAAGAGAAACTAAAGAAAGCACAAACTACAAATTATTCGGAAATTgaacatgtaaaatgtaaattaattatGGAACGCCATGAAAGGGACAAAGAACAAGCCGATCACGCTAAAATGTTAAA gGAACTTCAAAAATTATTGTACGAGGAACGCCGAAATAAAGAGCATTTGGAAGCACAATTAAAAAGTCAGTTTGCGAATAAAACACAATGTAAAATATTAGAGGCAGAATtggaaataatgagaaataagcTTAAACAAGCCGAAGAAGCAGCTAAAGAAACGCCCCCAATTTTATTGTCACTTCAGTCTGAGATGGCCCTTATGAAGAAACAACATTTAAATGCAATACACGaa GAGCAAAAACGAGCTGCTGCTGCAGAACAGCGATCCCGAGTACTAGCAATGACTCATGAAACTAGAGTAACAGGCTTAGAAGCAAGATTGGCTGAACTTTCTGAGATCGTTGGAGGATACGACCGACTCAGACTGCAAGATCAACAAGCTATTCAAAAGTTAAAAGACCAATTAATCAGTCTACAAGATTGTGAACGTGGTGATTGCCTTACTATAAACAATGAACCTGAAGacattatatataaaataaaaagctTGTATACCAAATTACTAGATTTGGATAACAAAAAGAGTGAATCGGCACATGTCAAGT CATTACTAAATAGTTTAGGTTTGTATGACAAACAACAGATTCTTGATTATAAAGACAAATATGAAATTCTGCTACAAGAATTTGAAGATTATAAACAGGATGTATCTAAATACAATACTTGTAATATGTCTCACAATATTCAAAGCCAAAACATGACGACACacgataaaaataatagaacacAGCTACACATTTTGAAAGCACATAACAGTAATTTAGAAGAAAGAGTACGTATATTAAATAACGAGCTTATGAATAAAGAAACCGAATTACAACTGAAATTAGATCAACAACAAAAG TTTATTCAGGAGGAACGAGCAAGACTGGAACACATGTTTCTACAAAAAGACAACGAATTTCGTAACAAAATATCTACACTGGAACAACAGTTACTACGTCAACGAGAACGTTCAATGGCACTAATTGAGGAAAAGGATAAAGAgattttaactttgaaaacaTCGTTTCATGCATTGCtcccaaaaaaagaaaaatcttttGCAGAAAGTAAAGCAGACACGCCAAAATATGAACTTCAAGGAGAAACTGCATCTGATTTAGTGACAGGATTATTAACAAACGACAGTCCTCCAATATTGCATTATAGTCAAGAATTAGCAAGGAAAGAAGTTCAAGTATCGGCTTCTAGGAAAAAGATTCTAGAATTTGAAGCTAATCTGCGGGAGAGGCAAAGGGAAATGATTTAcatgaaagaaaaacaaaagGAGGAGATCAAAGTTTTACAAGCCCAGATTGCAAG ACTCGAGGCTTGCAAATCCAGAGAAGGCGCGAACCTTGAATATTTGAAGaatgtttttataaattatctAACCACCAATGATATTTCCAGCAAACGGCATATGCTAAATGCTATTTCTACAGTATTGCGCTTTACTACCGAAGAATTAAGTAAAGTGAAACCCTCATAA